Proteins encoded within one genomic window of Pigmentiphaga sp. H8:
- a CDS encoding isochorismatase family protein → MHTLPIRQHIVDRVVARRGRVHLHERLDPARTALVVIDMQPTFVAPGSPAEVPESRSVVGNINALARVLRRRGGLVVWVTHANLPVGQGSDWSGFYDHFVAADVRARTIEANAPRPASEALWQGMEPAPGDVHLAKNRYSALAHGSSGLERVLRSAGITHLLIAGTKTNICCESTGRDAMMLDFFPIMVADCLAALSDEEHRAALETFVQNFGDVREVSEIEGLMA, encoded by the coding sequence ATGCATACGCTACCGATACGCCAGCACATCGTCGATCGCGTCGTCGCCCGGCGCGGCCGCGTCCACCTGCACGAGCGGCTGGATCCGGCCAGGACCGCCCTCGTCGTCATCGACATGCAGCCCACCTTCGTCGCTCCCGGCAGTCCGGCCGAGGTTCCCGAGTCCCGCTCCGTGGTCGGCAACATCAACGCCCTGGCCCGCGTGCTGCGCCGCCGGGGCGGGTTGGTCGTGTGGGTCACGCACGCGAACCTGCCGGTGGGGCAGGGATCGGACTGGTCCGGTTTCTACGACCATTTCGTGGCCGCCGACGTACGCGCCCGCACCATCGAGGCGAACGCCCCGAGGCCGGCGTCCGAGGCGCTGTGGCAGGGCATGGAGCCCGCCCCGGGCGACGTCCACCTGGCCAAGAACCGCTACAGCGCCCTGGCGCACGGTTCGTCCGGGCTGGAGCGGGTGCTGCGCAGCGCGGGGATCACCCATCTGCTGATCGCCGGCACCAAGACCAACATCTGCTGCGAATCCACCGGCCGCGACGCCATGATGCTGGACTTCTTCCCCATCATGGTGGCGGACTGCCTGGCGGCCCTGTCCGACGAGGAGCACCGGGCGGCGCTGGAGACCTTCGTGCAGAACTTCGGAGACGTGCGCGAGGTCAGCGAGATCGAGGGCCTGATGGCGTGA
- a CDS encoding YfaP family protein encodes MNKTPRQFARALLAAASLLAQGAWATSLCPAHTHTLAFFNGVWNTPDAAAGGARALLATLDEALRPHPARATLAIGAEVFYNASGLQRGRRQGIEDLVEVFAQRAAELDDAVRQRWELFWEIVDGRQNGWRRIAAVLPRAYDTAVALTEARNARLLAQATSFAADPPTGIDYAAHRLRLRALHALGRGVLLVGHSQGNFFLNAAYRTLPDPAALAAVHLAPASARTSGPHLLSGNDMVIAALRGVVPGTPPPPNLWIPPSARDASGHQLIETYLDADRNGRSSAGTLMADGLLALKTPEPRASPGYFTATLAWDGEGDIDLHVMEPGGDHVHYGARVGASGTLDLDNTAGHGPEHYHATCDPQRLQAGIFSVGLNNYAAPAGRQAMLQVATADHGVIRTVQVDAGPPRGEAGDTSPLIVLRVAVARSGPAWTVSVH; translated from the coding sequence ATGAATAAGACACCGCGCCAATTCGCACGGGCGCTGCTGGCGGCGGCGAGCCTGCTGGCGCAGGGTGCGTGGGCAACGAGCCTGTGCCCGGCCCATACCCACACCCTGGCCTTCTTCAACGGCGTCTGGAACACGCCCGACGCCGCCGCCGGGGGCGCGCGGGCCCTGCTCGCCACGCTGGACGAGGCGCTGCGCCCGCACCCGGCCCGCGCCACGCTGGCCATCGGGGCCGAGGTGTTCTACAACGCCAGCGGATTGCAGCGTGGAAGGCGCCAGGGCATCGAAGACCTGGTCGAGGTCTTCGCGCAGCGCGCCGCGGAACTCGACGACGCCGTGCGCCAGCGCTGGGAGCTGTTCTGGGAAATCGTCGATGGCCGCCAGAACGGCTGGCGCCGGATAGCCGCCGTGCTGCCTCGCGCCTACGACACCGCCGTCGCGCTGACCGAGGCGCGCAACGCGCGCCTGCTTGCCCAGGCCACCTCGTTCGCGGCCGACCCGCCCACCGGGATCGACTACGCCGCCCATCGGCTGCGCCTGCGCGCGCTGCATGCGTTGGGGCGGGGCGTCCTGCTGGTGGGCCATTCGCAGGGCAACTTCTTCCTGAACGCCGCTTACCGGACCCTGCCCGATCCGGCGGCGCTCGCGGCCGTCCACCTCGCGCCCGCCTCGGCCCGTACCAGTGGCCCGCACCTGCTGTCAGGCAACGACATGGTCATCGCGGCACTGCGCGGCGTGGTGCCAGGCACCCCGCCGCCGCCCAATCTCTGGATCCCGCCGTCGGCCCGCGATGCCTCCGGCCATCAGTTGATCGAGACCTATCTCGACGCTGACCGCAACGGCCGGTCCTCCGCCGGTACCCTGATGGCCGACGGCCTGCTGGCGCTGAAGACCCCCGAACCCCGGGCCAGCCCGGGATACTTCACCGCCACGCTGGCCTGGGACGGCGAAGGCGACATCGACCTCCACGTGATGGAGCCGGGCGGCGACCACGTCCATTATGGCGCGCGCGTCGGCGCCAGCGGCACCCTCGATCTGGACAACACCGCGGGCCATGGTCCGGAGCACTATCACGCGACCTGCGACCCGCAGCGCCTGCAGGCCGGCATCTTCAGCGTGGGCTTGAACAACTATGCGGCGCCCGCGGGCAGGCAGGCGATGTTGCAGGTCGCCACCGCCGACCACGGCGTGATCCGCACCGTCCAGGTGGATGCGGGCCCGCCGCGCGGCGAAGCGGGGGATACGTCGCCGCTCATCGTCCTGCGCGTGGCGGTGGCCCGGTCCGGCCCGGCGTGGACGGTCTCCGTCCACTAG
- a CDS encoding tripartite tricarboxylate transporter substrate binding protein: MIRAFWHGLTAAILLAPLAPAVAAYPERPIRLIVPFVAGGSIDRVARLLAERIQARVGQPVIVDNRTGATGNIGTQAVVAAPPDGYTLLMQTSALAITPWLSRLPFDVERDLVPVTRIARTPYALVVRASLPVDSFEAFVAYAAAHPGKLTCSSYGVGSPPHLALELIKQAASVDIVHAPYRSFSQAAPSLASGQLDCGIDTPTNVQPLVGTGTVRVLGVTSAEPFFLFPSAQPMAGRYPGTEVEGFQLLFVAKGTPPDIVDRIHAEFARALRDPEVGKQLGAMGFVPVGDDPRSAAAGFAKDYARFGRVIKERGIRAE; encoded by the coding sequence ATGATCCGAGCGTTCTGGCACGGCCTGACGGCGGCCATTCTTCTGGCACCGCTCGCCCCGGCGGTGGCCGCTTACCCGGAACGGCCGATACGGCTCATCGTTCCTTTCGTGGCGGGCGGTTCGATCGACCGCGTGGCGCGCCTGCTGGCCGAGCGCATCCAGGCCCGGGTGGGGCAGCCGGTCATCGTCGACAACCGGACCGGCGCGACCGGCAACATCGGCACCCAGGCCGTCGTGGCGGCGCCGCCGGACGGCTATACGCTGCTGATGCAGACCTCGGCGCTGGCCATCACCCCCTGGTTGTCCCGGCTGCCGTTCGACGTGGAGCGCGACCTCGTGCCCGTGACCCGCATCGCGCGCACCCCCTATGCGCTGGTCGTCAGGGCGTCCCTGCCGGTGGATTCGTTCGAGGCCTTCGTGGCCTATGCGGCGGCCCACCCCGGCAAGCTGACCTGTTCGAGCTACGGCGTGGGATCGCCGCCGCACCTGGCGCTGGAACTGATCAAGCAGGCGGCCTCGGTCGATATCGTCCACGCCCCGTACCGGAGCTTCTCGCAGGCCGCGCCCAGCCTGGCGTCCGGGCAGCTCGACTGCGGCATCGACACACCCACGAACGTGCAGCCTCTGGTCGGCACGGGCACCGTCCGCGTGCTGGGCGTGACCTCGGCCGAGCCCTTTTTCCTGTTCCCGTCGGCCCAGCCCATGGCTGGCCGCTATCCGGGCACGGAGGTCGAGGGCTTCCAGCTGCTGTTCGTCGCCAAGGGCACGCCGCCGGACATCGTGGACCGCATCCACGCCGAGTTCGCCCGCGCCCTGCGCGATCCCGAGGTCGGGAAACAGCTCGGGGCCATGGGCTTCGTGCCGGTGGGCGACGACCCCCGCTCGGCGGCGGCCGGTTTCGCCAAGGACTACGCGCGTTTCGGGCGGGTGATCAAGGAGCGGGGCATACGCGCCGAGTGA
- a CDS encoding VOC family protein codes for MHIQPYLFFEGRAEEAAEFYAKALGAQVTMMLRFKDAPPASGDDENCAPPPGSENKIMHMSLEIGGAVVMGSDGMCKGPAEFKGVSLALSVADDTDAERKFAALGEGGTVIAPMGPTFFSSRFGMVTDRFGVTWMVQVAP; via the coding sequence ATGCACATCCAGCCCTATCTGTTCTTCGAAGGCCGGGCCGAGGAAGCGGCCGAGTTCTACGCCAAGGCGCTCGGCGCCCAGGTCACCATGATGCTGCGTTTCAAGGACGCTCCGCCGGCCTCGGGCGATGACGAGAATTGCGCACCGCCGCCGGGGTCGGAAAACAAGATCATGCACATGTCGCTGGAGATCGGCGGCGCCGTCGTGATGGGATCGGACGGCATGTGCAAGGGGCCGGCCGAATTCAAGGGCGTCTCGCTGGCGCTGAGCGTGGCCGACGACACCGACGCCGAACGCAAGTTCGCCGCCCTGGGCGAGGGCGGCACCGTGATCGCGCCGATGGGGCCCACCTTCTTCTCGTCGCGCTTCGGCATGGTGACCGACCGCTTCGGCGTGACCTGGATGGTGCAGGTCGCGCCCTGA
- a CDS encoding porin translates to MTRSHRIRLAVLSAWLVPASAAYAQSSLTLYGVVDAGIYRLARGATSIGNIQRSYWGIKGMEDLGNGYTALFHLQSRFEIDTGRLEASGGAPLFYGESTVGVKGPFGQLRLGRAMTPMWALDWQFDPWYNFDRVASIAWQIYHPAYRTDPYRNGPLGDYNRANNGVFYDSPAARGWSVHLAANGERSKVPDANGTVESRRGLAAGINYDDGAATFLLSAERNSVNDKTYFVGLAYGSGPTRVMASANLTDLTAASQVFLGESRRRRTSAMLAATHRIGAATFKVGVGRDFQGYGRSGATNYVSAGVSYALSKRTQVYAGLGHARPSSEGSRTNVGMGVNHSF, encoded by the coding sequence ATGACAAGATCGCATCGCATCCGGCTGGCCGTACTGTCCGCGTGGCTGGTGCCGGCAAGCGCGGCGTACGCCCAGTCGTCCCTGACCCTGTACGGCGTGGTCGACGCCGGCATCTACCGCCTGGCGCGCGGCGCCACCTCCATCGGCAACATCCAGCGCAGCTACTGGGGCATCAAGGGGATGGAGGATCTGGGCAATGGCTATACCGCCCTGTTCCATCTCCAGTCCCGCTTCGAGATAGACACCGGCCGCCTGGAGGCCAGCGGCGGCGCTCCCCTGTTCTACGGCGAGTCCACGGTGGGGGTGAAGGGGCCCTTCGGCCAGTTGCGGCTGGGGCGGGCCATGACGCCCATGTGGGCGCTCGATTGGCAGTTCGACCCCTGGTACAACTTCGACCGCGTGGCCTCCATCGCGTGGCAGATCTATCACCCGGCGTACCGGACGGATCCCTATCGCAACGGCCCGCTGGGCGACTACAACCGCGCGAACAACGGCGTGTTCTACGACTCGCCGGCGGCGCGCGGCTGGTCGGTACACCTGGCCGCCAACGGCGAGCGCAGCAAGGTGCCCGACGCGAACGGCACGGTCGAAAGCAGGCGCGGGCTGGCGGCCGGAATCAACTACGACGACGGCGCGGCGACCTTCCTGCTTTCCGCCGAACGCAACAGCGTGAACGACAAGACCTATTTCGTCGGCCTGGCCTACGGGTCGGGCCCGACTCGGGTCATGGCCTCCGCCAACCTGACCGACCTGACGGCGGCCAGCCAGGTGTTCCTGGGCGAGAGCCGCCGGCGCCGCACCAGCGCCATGCTGGCCGCCACCCACCGCATCGGCGCGGCCACGTTCAAGGTCGGCGTGGGCCGGGATTTCCAGGGCTACGGCCGCAGCGGCGCGACGAACTACGTCAGCGCCGGCGTCTCGTATGCGCTGTCCAAGCGCACGCAGGTCTACGCCGGGCTGGGCCACGCACGGCCGTCCAGCGAAGGCAGCCGGACCAACGTCGGCATGGGCGTGAACCATAGTTTCTGA
- a CDS encoding phosphatase PAP2 family protein → MTTLELIAGRHAGLAFLAWLAGACALGLWVGGLLDASRISPARRSRVMAALIVGGVAVFGLIAANVVTESRLVVLDKTLAETLAERASPAWLRFLAVLTVAGDRDFLLGLGTVVLALLLWRRRGRDAVLWLAGTLGAAGLNVLLKGAFQRVRPEHLHGFTQELGWSFPSGHATGAMAVYGMLAYLLAGLAPPAWRQAMAMFAAGLIASVGYSRVMLQVHYLSDVIAAFAVTAAWLMACVAVRERADRSRGLTPSGPRSR, encoded by the coding sequence ATGACAACCCTGGAACTGATCGCCGGCCGCCATGCCGGTCTTGCCTTTCTCGCCTGGCTGGCCGGCGCGTGCGCGCTCGGCCTGTGGGTGGGCGGACTGCTGGACGCGAGCCGGATCTCGCCGGCACGCCGGTCGCGCGTGATGGCGGCGCTGATCGTGGGCGGCGTTGCCGTGTTCGGACTCATCGCCGCCAACGTCGTGACCGAGTCACGGCTGGTGGTCCTGGACAAGACCCTGGCCGAAACCCTGGCCGAACGGGCCTCGCCGGCGTGGCTGCGGTTCCTGGCCGTGCTGACCGTGGCTGGCGACCGGGACTTCCTGCTGGGGCTGGGCACCGTCGTGCTGGCCCTGCTGCTGTGGCGCCGCCGCGGGCGCGACGCGGTGCTCTGGCTGGCGGGGACGCTGGGCGCGGCGGGGCTGAACGTGCTGCTCAAGGGCGCTTTCCAGCGGGTTCGCCCCGAACACCTGCACGGATTCACCCAGGAACTGGGGTGGAGCTTTCCCAGCGGACACGCCACCGGCGCGATGGCGGTCTACGGCATGCTGGCCTATCTGCTGGCGGGCCTGGCGCCGCCGGCGTGGCGCCAGGCCATGGCCATGTTCGCGGCCGGCCTGATCGCCAGCGTCGGCTACAGCCGGGTGATGCTGCAGGTGCACTACCTGAGCGACGTCATCGCCGCCTTCGCCGTCACGGCGGCCTGGCTGATGGCATGCGTGGCCGTGCGCGAGCGGGCGGACCGCTCGCGCGGGCTCACGCCATCAGGCCCTCGATCTCGCTGA
- a CDS encoding LEA type 2 family protein produces MHPFFHGFSSPRRAALAGLLALALAGCASLPGRDPLNVQVAGIEPLEGQGLEMRMAVKLRVQNPNDSAVDYDGAALELELNGKRFATGVSNERGSVPRFGETVLTVPVSVSAFSAIRQALGLADGSRLDNIPYVVRGKLSGGMFGTTRFSDSGQLNLPGI; encoded by the coding sequence ATGCACCCTTTCTTCCATGGATTTTCGTCGCCGCGCCGGGCCGCCCTGGCCGGCCTGCTGGCCCTGGCGCTGGCCGGCTGCGCCAGCCTGCCCGGCCGCGACCCGCTCAACGTGCAGGTCGCCGGCATCGAGCCTCTGGAAGGCCAGGGCCTGGAGATGCGGATGGCGGTCAAGCTGCGGGTCCAGAACCCCAACGACTCCGCGGTGGACTACGACGGCGCCGCGCTGGAGCTGGAGTTGAACGGCAAGCGCTTCGCCACGGGCGTCAGCAACGAGCGCGGCAGCGTGCCCCGCTTCGGCGAAACCGTGCTGACGGTACCCGTGTCGGTGTCCGCATTCAGCGCGATCCGGCAGGCGCTGGGCCTGGCGGATGGATCGCGCCTGGACAACATTCCCTATGTGGTCCGCGGCAAGCTGTCGGGCGGGATGTTCGGCACGACGCGGTTTTCGGACAGCGGACAACTCAATTTGCCGGGCATCTAG
- a CDS encoding DUF808 domain-containing protein — MAGSSFFALLDDIASVLDDISLMTKVAAKKTAGVLGDDLALNAQQVTGVSVNRELPVVWAVAKGSLRNKAILVPAALLISAFAPWAILPLLMVGGAFLCFEGAEKLAEKFLPGHDKEARHDERRKALEDPGVDMVAFERDKIRGAVRTDFILSAEIVAIALGTVAGAGFGTQVAVLVGIALLMTVGVYGIVAGVVKLDDAGAYLGARRSALARAVGRGIVGAAPFLMRSLSVIGTVAMFAVGGSILTHGLDPVHGGIERLAHAAAGLPVIGAVAAAVLPVLLNIAFGVAAGALIVLVVELVRKLLRK, encoded by the coding sequence ATGGCAGGAAGCAGCTTCTTCGCCTTGCTCGACGATATCGCGTCGGTTCTGGACGACATCTCGTTGATGACCAAGGTCGCCGCCAAGAAGACGGCGGGTGTGCTGGGCGACGATCTCGCCCTGAACGCGCAGCAAGTGACCGGCGTGTCGGTGAACCGCGAGCTGCCGGTGGTATGGGCGGTGGCCAAGGGCTCGCTGCGCAACAAGGCCATCCTGGTGCCGGCGGCGCTGCTCATCAGTGCCTTCGCGCCATGGGCGATCCTGCCGCTGCTGATGGTGGGCGGCGCCTTCCTGTGCTTCGAGGGCGCCGAGAAACTGGCGGAGAAATTCCTGCCCGGGCACGACAAGGAGGCCCGGCACGATGAGCGGCGCAAGGCGCTGGAGGACCCGGGCGTGGACATGGTGGCCTTCGAACGCGACAAGATCCGCGGTGCCGTGCGGACCGACTTCATCCTGTCCGCCGAGATCGTCGCGATCGCCCTGGGGACGGTGGCCGGCGCGGGTTTCGGCACGCAGGTGGCCGTGCTGGTGGGGATCGCGCTGCTGATGACGGTGGGGGTCTACGGCATCGTGGCCGGCGTGGTGAAGCTGGACGATGCCGGGGCGTACCTGGGCGCGAGGCGCTCCGCGCTGGCCCGCGCGGTGGGGCGGGGCATCGTCGGCGCCGCGCCGTTCCTGATGCGCAGCCTGTCGGTCATCGGCACGGTGGCGATGTTCGCGGTGGGAGGCTCCATCCTGACGCACGGGCTGGACCCGGTGCACGGCGGCATCGAACGCCTGGCGCATGCGGCGGCCGGCCTGCCGGTGATCGGCGCCGTCGCGGCGGCGGTGCTGCCCGTGCTGCTCAACATCGCGTTCGGCGTGGCCGCCGGGGCGCTCATCGTGCTCGTCGTCGAACTCGTCCGCAAGCTGCTGCGGAAATAG
- a CDS encoding DUF5924 family protein translates to MPIWKTIPLRLIALAQRYPGTIAAFGFASGVVSFFTVERHEAFARVIAAVMLLSWLWLMLERALRRRIARRFGWTIPIPVLRYGTQMIHQEGLFFVLPFLYTATTWNSGQALFTGLVGAAALVALVDPLYFRWLSTRRWVFLTYHTFTLFAVLLTALPLVLHIPTGNSYKLALGVAVLLSFPTLAELVPLEARWRKWAVVALMLALGSGGWLLRLWVPPATLWLTEVAISTSMDSLNMKAGERLRTVTPAQMRDQGIYAYTAINAPLGLEEHIYHVWLHDGHEVDRIALDIRGGRKEGYRAWTHKQNFPADVRGRWQVKVVTNAGQMIGMLRFRVEDQETPAAAP, encoded by the coding sequence GTGCCTATCTGGAAGACCATCCCCCTTCGACTCATCGCGCTGGCCCAGCGCTACCCCGGCACCATCGCGGCCTTCGGCTTCGCTTCCGGGGTGGTCAGCTTCTTCACCGTCGAGCGCCACGAGGCCTTTGCCCGCGTGATCGCCGCGGTGATGCTGCTGAGCTGGCTCTGGCTGATGCTCGAGCGGGCGCTGCGGCGGCGCATCGCACGGCGCTTCGGCTGGACCATACCGATACCGGTGCTGCGCTACGGCACGCAGATGATCCACCAGGAAGGCCTGTTCTTCGTGCTGCCCTTCCTGTACACCGCCACCACCTGGAACAGCGGCCAGGCCCTGTTCACCGGCCTCGTGGGCGCCGCCGCACTGGTGGCCCTGGTCGATCCGCTGTATTTCCGGTGGCTGTCGACCCGCCGCTGGGTTTTCCTGACGTACCACACCTTCACGCTGTTCGCGGTGCTGCTGACCGCGCTGCCCCTGGTCCTGCACATCCCGACGGGCAACAGCTACAAGCTCGCGCTGGGTGTCGCGGTGCTGCTGTCCTTTCCCACGCTGGCCGAGCTGGTGCCGCTGGAAGCCCGCTGGCGCAAATGGGCGGTCGTGGCGCTGATGCTGGCGCTCGGCTCCGGCGGATGGCTGCTGCGACTGTGGGTCCCCCCCGCCACGCTGTGGCTGACCGAGGTCGCCATTTCAACCAGCATGGACAGCCTCAACATGAAGGCCGGCGAGCGCCTGCGCACCGTGACGCCCGCCCAGATGCGCGACCAGGGCATCTACGCCTATACCGCGATCAATGCTCCACTGGGCCTGGAGGAACACATCTACCACGTCTGGCTGCACGACGGGCACGAGGTGGATCGCATCGCGCTGGACATACGCGGCGGGCGCAAGGAAGGCTACCGGGCCTGGACCCACAAGCAGAACTTCCCCGCCGACGTGCGCGGCCGCTGGCAGGTCAAGGTGGTGACGAACGCCGGGCAGATGATAGGCATGCTGCGATTCCGCGTGGAGGACCAAGAGACGCCGGCCGCCGCACCGTAG
- a CDS encoding YncE family protein has translation MELIRQPQLWVWLVLCVSTLTSCGGGEGGGSPSEGGGSPSGEQAELIPTLAEDSNPSGPRVDLAGRDYFPLNAGDSWVFTGSQGGTLTRRVANVRSDGSVVVEERDSGTGTVSSASYMRTPEGLVAHDPAGAQRSLPELYRVLPSIVEYPTPFYPVGGARRVVRQGNAKLDFDGDGKNDFYQFTFEQVFQGFKDRVVMGQTIGTAHFSSTAVATVQGSSGPAVIQTVTTQEDVYFAAGVGPVILERSARRSTGEWLLPPSTYSLQQATVNGMEVSFDDEPPIVAGDRTISLTHTALVYDRLRNVYYASLPSSVVPYGNRIAKIDPVTGVVSYSSSAIGSEPSTIAISADGMMMYVGISGAGDVARLSLPSLTLLDRVKLPQDSRLRQTYADSISVSPTDPSVIAVALASSGISPRHAGVALIRGGVIEPRRTQAHTGSNIIRFGTDGETIYGYNTETSEFGLRRIRVVADGLEEQLVVRTRPGPSSLDVSPLGILAGRQNYSQPNLELMGTLGQEGGCIYALTGKRIVCGGNYGSSQLAVFDATTHAQLGSLAVQEIDNVRAILVAGSRGQVAVSRGTAIQFIDDPQLD, from the coding sequence ATGGAATTGATACGGCAGCCGCAATTGTGGGTGTGGTTGGTCCTTTGTGTATCGACGCTTACATCATGTGGTGGGGGAGAAGGGGGAGGCTCGCCAAGTGAAGGGGGAGGCTCGCCAAGTGGTGAGCAGGCGGAACTGATCCCGACGTTGGCAGAGGATTCCAATCCCTCCGGCCCGCGTGTGGACCTGGCGGGTCGGGATTATTTCCCCTTGAATGCTGGCGATAGCTGGGTATTTACAGGTTCGCAGGGGGGCACACTTACGCGACGCGTCGCGAATGTCCGCTCGGATGGAAGCGTGGTCGTGGAAGAGAGAGATTCCGGTACAGGAACGGTCTCTAGCGCGAGCTACATGCGGACGCCCGAAGGCCTGGTGGCGCATGATCCCGCCGGTGCCCAGCGGAGCCTTCCCGAACTGTACCGAGTGTTGCCGTCGATAGTGGAGTATCCGACACCCTTCTATCCCGTGGGAGGGGCGCGACGTGTGGTTAGACAGGGAAATGCGAAACTTGATTTCGATGGCGATGGCAAGAATGACTTCTATCAATTCACTTTCGAACAGGTTTTCCAAGGCTTTAAAGATCGTGTGGTCATGGGCCAGACGATCGGCACTGCACATTTTTCCTCCACGGCAGTTGCTACTGTACAGGGAAGCTCCGGGCCAGCGGTGATTCAAACAGTCACAACTCAGGAGGACGTCTATTTTGCCGCGGGAGTCGGACCGGTCATCCTGGAGCGTTCAGCCAGGAGGTCAACGGGAGAGTGGCTGTTGCCGCCTTCGACATACAGTCTGCAGCAAGCCACCGTGAATGGAATGGAGGTTTCGTTTGACGACGAACCGCCAATAGTCGCCGGAGATCGGACCATTTCGCTGACACATACGGCTCTCGTCTACGATCGTTTACGCAATGTCTACTACGCGTCTTTGCCATCTTCGGTTGTGCCGTACGGCAACCGTATCGCCAAGATCGATCCCGTTACCGGGGTAGTCAGCTATTCGTCCTCCGCCATTGGATCGGAGCCCAGCACAATTGCGATCTCAGCTGATGGCATGATGATGTACGTGGGTATATCCGGGGCAGGAGATGTGGCAAGGTTGTCGCTGCCAAGCCTGACGTTGCTGGATCGTGTCAAGCTGCCGCAAGATTCTCGCCTGAGGCAAACGTACGCGGATTCCATTAGTGTTTCTCCGACGGATCCGTCCGTTATCGCAGTTGCTCTTGCCAGCAGCGGTATTAGCCCTCGCCATGCGGGAGTCGCCCTGATCCGCGGCGGAGTCATTGAGCCACGAAGGACACAAGCGCATACGGGATCGAACATTATCCGTTTTGGCACAGATGGCGAGACAATCTATGGCTACAACACCGAGACGAGCGAGTTCGGCTTGCGTCGCATCAGGGTGGTAGCAGATGGCCTAGAAGAACAATTGGTAGTCCGGACCCGTCCGGGGCCTTCCAGTCTGGACGTCTCCCCTTTGGGCATCCTAGCGGGAAGACAAAACTACTCGCAGCCGAACTTGGAGTTGATGGGGACACTGGGGCAAGAGGGGGGCTGTATCTATGCTCTGACAGGTAAACGGATAGTGTGCGGGGGAAACTACGGGAGCAGCCAATTGGCGGTCTTCGATGCCACGACCCACGCGCAGTTAGGGAGCCTAGCGGTGCAGGAGATTGACAACGTGCGGGCTATTCTTGTCGCAGGCTCTCGTGGTCAGGTGGCAGTGTCTCGCGGGACGGCCATTCAGTTCATTGATGATCCGCAACTCGACTGA
- a CDS encoding TetR/AcrR family transcriptional regulator has translation MTSAVTPPASRSTYRHGDLRRALLEAGIELARQGGPSAIVLREATRRAGVVPNAAYRHFASREDLLLAVRAAALSELASAMETELDKLDGNSPPADYARASLRAVGAGYLRFAWLEPGLFRTAFAPADGPLKVPPADKAGRGGLDPFQLLSAALDRMAAADLLTPERRHAAEYLAWSSVHGLAMLVIEGPLRGFSPSQVEAVGQRLLEMVEKGL, from the coding sequence ATGACCAGCGCCGTCACCCCGCCCGCCTCGCGCAGCACCTACCGCCACGGCGACCTGCGCCGCGCCCTGCTGGAAGCGGGCATCGAGCTTGCCCGCCAGGGCGGCCCGTCGGCGATCGTGCTGCGCGAAGCCACCCGCCGCGCCGGCGTCGTCCCGAACGCCGCCTACCGCCATTTCGCCAGCCGGGAAGACCTGCTGCTGGCGGTGCGGGCCGCCGCGTTGTCCGAGCTGGCAAGCGCCATGGAAACCGAACTCGACAAACTGGACGGCAACAGCCCGCCCGCCGACTACGCCCGCGCCAGCCTGCGCGCGGTGGGCGCGGGCTACCTGCGTTTCGCCTGGCTGGAGCCCGGCCTGTTCCGCACCGCTTTCGCCCCGGCCGACGGGCCGCTGAAGGTACCTCCCGCCGACAAGGCCGGCCGTGGCGGGCTGGATCCGTTCCAGTTGCTCAGCGCCGCGCTGGATCGCATGGCGGCGGCGGACCTGCTGACGCCGGAGCGGCGCCACGCCGCCGAATACCTGGCATGGTCGTCCGTCCACGGGTTGGCCATGCTCGTGATAGAAGGGCCGCTGCGCGGCTTCAGTCCCTCGCAGGTGGAAGCGGTGGGACAGCGGCTGCTGGAGATGGTGGAGAAAGGGTTGTAG